A stretch of the Candidatus Methylomirabilota bacterium genome encodes the following:
- a CDS encoding FkbM family methyltransferase, whose translation MIQLEAVSPRTREVPLGDYCEFALTGHPGPIEAEFFVKHEGIHYLHSLSPRVSDGIRFHPEAPGRYVLYARWRTPDGGAGWAEASFEVVAGRRFNLFPQIVQVDADTKLWFTSQWEALQVPGYDKTLMRMASHLVKRNAVVYDIGSNVGLYAVRFARLAGRRGHVYCVEANPVCVYLLRANMELNQVENYEILPVAVAKGPGSTRFTINYANLGLGLIEDSPYFGQKSGHGIDVDTTSLDDLIETQALRPPDVIKLDIEGGEVSAVKGMLNTLLRHRPILILELHGQVAARGTLEGLESAGYRYQELASGQAFADARAAIDWFPDAVLQVVGRPI comes from the coding sequence ATGATCCAGCTCGAAGCGGTCTCGCCCCGGACCCGCGAGGTCCCGCTCGGGGACTACTGCGAGTTCGCCCTCACGGGGCATCCCGGTCCCATCGAAGCCGAGTTCTTCGTGAAGCACGAGGGCATCCACTACCTCCACAGCCTGAGCCCGCGGGTCTCGGACGGCATCCGCTTCCATCCGGAAGCCCCGGGACGCTACGTCCTGTATGCCCGCTGGCGGACGCCCGATGGCGGCGCCGGCTGGGCGGAAGCGTCGTTCGAGGTGGTCGCCGGGAGGCGCTTCAACCTCTTCCCCCAGATCGTCCAGGTCGATGCCGACACGAAGCTCTGGTTCACGAGCCAGTGGGAAGCCCTCCAGGTGCCGGGCTACGACAAGACCCTGATGCGGATGGCGTCGCACCTGGTGAAGCGCAATGCCGTCGTGTACGACATCGGGTCGAACGTCGGTCTGTACGCGGTCCGGTTCGCGCGCCTGGCCGGCCGGCGGGGGCACGTCTACTGCGTGGAGGCCAATCCCGTCTGCGTCTACCTGCTGCGGGCCAACATGGAGCTCAACCAGGTCGAGAACTACGAGATCCTGCCGGTCGCCGTCGCCAAGGGCCCCGGCAGCACCCGCTTCACCATCAACTACGCGAATCTCGGGCTGGGGCTCATCGAGGACTCGCCGTATTTCGGCCAGAAATCGGGGCACGGCATCGACGTCGATACGACGAGCCTGGACGATCTGATCGAGACCCAGGCCCTCCGGCCCCCGGATGTCATCAAGCTCGACATCGAAGGCGGTGAGGTCAGCGCCGTGAAGGGCATGCTGAACACGCTCCTGCGCCACCGGCCCATCCTGATCCTCGAGCTCCACGGACAAGTCGCCGCCCGGGGGACGCTGGAAGGGCTGGAATCGGCGGGGTACCGCTATCAGGAGCTGGCCAGCGGCCAGGCCTTCGCCGATGCCCGGGCGGCGATCGACTGGTTCCCGGATGCCGTCCTGCAGGTCGTCGGCCGACCGATCTGA